The following are from one region of the Ptychodera flava strain L36383 chromosome 15, AS_Pfla_20210202, whole genome shotgun sequence genome:
- the LOC139151569 gene encoding uncharacterized protein, with protein sequence MFQLHAETKPRNANGIRMGLKALSFHPFGEHQYCDGSWCGYLHKGANYKFKSLPYGRPLNDPVLKEELNSVFEGFQCAADKLANTDSTQANENFNNIVASKAPKSCCYAGSDSLNFRVGAAVLQKNDGYSYVSSVNERIGMSPGKYCVSRASYLDNQERKRRMKSQTRCAKKRRIELKANKYLKQSVQELREGDTYTTGIDLVQKTQDIQDIPSHSAEPVQRPIELTDQPVVYFDLETTGLARTSHITQLAAVGPKGCLNVYVIPRIPISEPASRVTGLAMKNGMLTQNGKPVSAVPVKQALLTLCDFLGPEPCILVGHNIKSFDCRVLYNAAVATDMVDQLSSHIAGFVDSYKVFKTSYPECEKYSQVALVSKFVGESYSAHDALADVKALKKLIEKVQPSFDEFTFTWEFVRESVEHAKVTSQNMQTLHPLELKGCISKCMCKKIASSGLAMGHLELAFHRKGEEGIESLLKEKNQNRKERVTKSKKVINNICKFFSHRINTVCPAS encoded by the exons ATGTTTCAGCTACATGCTGAAACAAAACCAAGGAATGCAAATGGTATCAGAATGGGCCTTAAAGCACTCTCTTTTCATCCATTTGGTGAACACCAGTACTGTGATGGTAGTTGGTGTGGTTATTTACATAAAGGAGCCAACTACAAGTTCAAATCACTTCCATATGGTCGACCACTTAATGATCCAGTCTTAAAGGAAGAACTTAATTCTGTGTTTGAAGGTTTTCAGTGTGCGGCTGATAAGTTGGCAAATACAGATAGTACCCAAgcaaatgaaaacttcaacaacatTGTTGCTTCGAAAGCTCCCAAGTCATGCTGCTATGCTGGATCTGACAGTTTGAATTTCAGAGTTGGTGCAGCAGTTCTCCAAAAAAATGATGGTTACAGTTATGTCTCTTCG GTAAATGAACGGATTGGCATGTCTCCAGGGAAGTATTGTGTGTCACGTGCGTCCTATCTGGATAATCAAGAAAGAAAGAGACGGATGAAGAGCCAGACCCGGTGTGCCAAAAAACGTCGTATCGAGCTGAAGGCAAACAAGTATTTAAAACAGAGTGTCCAAGAACTCCGTGAAGGTGACACATACACAACAGGAATTGACCTCGTTCAAA AAACCCAAGATATACAGGATATACCTTCTCATTCTGCAGAACCTGTTCAACGACCGATAGAATTGACTGATCAACCTGTAGTGTATTTTGACCTGGAGACCACTGGATTAG caagaacatcacacataacaCAGCTTGCAGCTGTTGGACCAAAAGGGTGTCTGAATGTGTATGTGATACCTAGGATTCCAATAAGTGAACCAGCATCAAGAGTGACCGGTCTGGCAATGAAAAATGGAATGCTAACACAGAATGGAAAACCTGTCAGTGCAGTACCAGTAAAACAAGCATTGTTgacattgtgtgactttcttggaCCAGAACCTTGTATTCTGGTTGGACATAACATCAAGTCATTTGATTGTAGAGTTTTATATAATGCTGCTGTAGCAACAGATATGGTTGATCAATTGTCTTCACACATTGCTGGCTTTGTTGATTCATATAAAGTCTTTAAGACCTCATATCCGGAATGTGAAAAGTACTCACAAGTTGCACtcgtttcaaaatttgttgGAGAAAGTTACAGTGCACATGATGCTTTAGCAGATGTGAAAGCTTTGAAAAAACTTATTGAAAAGGTGCAGCCATCTTTCGATGAGTTTACATTTACATGGGAGTTTGTCAGGGAGTCTGTAGAGCATGCAAAGGTAACAAGCCAAAACATGCAAACCTTACATCCTCTTGAACTCAAAGGGTGTATAAGTAAATGTATGTGTAAGAAAATTGCAAGCAGTGGCCTTGCTATGGGCCATTTAGAGCTTGCATTCCACAGGAAAGGTGAAGAAGGCATTGAATCATTGTTGaaagagaaaaatcaaaatagaaaagAAAGGGTGACAAAATCCAAAAAAGTTAtcaataatatttgtaaatttttttctcacAGAATCAATACTGTTTGTCCAGCatcataa